The Salinispora tropica CNB-440 genome has a window encoding:
- a CDS encoding SAM-dependent methyltransferase, with product MVRPDWAPDDIDIERPSVARMYDYYLGGSHNFAVDRAAAQAMVAAVPEAPLMAQANRAFLRRAVHFLADAGVRQFLDIGSGIPTVGNVHEIARQVAPDSRVVYVDTDPVAVAHSQEILADNDQATVVQEDLRRPDRILSHPELRRLLDLNQPIAVLIVAVLHFIPDHDRPAELLRTLRDALAPGSWLVLSQASDEGRQDTERSDAEAVYRRTGSPLWFRSRSELATLFDGFELVEPGVVWVPQWHPETPESSVNAETTAFLGGVGRIGG from the coding sequence ATGGTACGGCCGGACTGGGCACCCGACGACATCGACATCGAGCGTCCCAGCGTCGCCCGCATGTACGACTACTACCTCGGCGGCTCCCACAACTTTGCGGTGGACCGAGCAGCGGCGCAGGCTATGGTCGCGGCCGTTCCCGAGGCCCCACTGATGGCCCAGGCGAACCGCGCCTTCCTGCGCCGGGCGGTGCACTTCCTGGCCGATGCCGGAGTCCGGCAGTTCCTTGACATCGGCTCAGGAATCCCCACTGTCGGCAACGTGCACGAGATCGCCCGGCAGGTCGCGCCGGACTCCCGGGTCGTCTATGTCGACACCGACCCGGTGGCGGTGGCACACAGCCAGGAGATTCTCGCTGACAACGACCAGGCAACCGTGGTGCAGGAGGACCTACGGCGCCCCGACCGAATCCTCAGCCACCCCGAGCTCCGTCGGCTACTCGACCTCAACCAGCCGATCGCGGTGCTCATCGTCGCCGTGCTGCACTTCATCCCCGACCACGACCGCCCCGCCGAGCTGCTGCGGACCCTGCGTGATGCCCTCGCCCCCGGAAGCTGGCTGGTGCTGTCGCAGGCCAGCGACGAAGGGCGGCAGGACACCGAGCGGAGCGATGCCGAGGCGGTGTACCGACGCACCGGCAGTCCACTGTGGTTTCGGAGCCGATCCGAACTAGCCACCCTCTTCGACGGCTTCGAGTTGGTCGAGCCCGGGGTGGTGTGGGTTCCACAGTGGCACCCGGAGACACCGGAGAGCAGTGTGAACGCCGAGACAACGGCGTTCCTCGGTGGCGTGGGGCGGATCGGTGGCTAG
- a CDS encoding sensor histidine kinase codes for MVMLALVAVLSLLATNDPAQLWWIALLAVAGLPALLAPTHDRLGPLGRGAEVVVLGLATSHVASVATIGVPNAGLGASAVLPYLTVPITVTALRRRFREGAGLLATIGLTLLLAGALTEVDGQRQLFQVGYLAVSAQWLALSGLGLYAARTLHRMIRARSNSKPQPYAEATRLLTQLRTVARQLPGATLDPGGISEHLLEELRALTRADRAAVLSASGGGRLVVLAQCGSDRVDWETTLDADSAIADAWASQQPQTAAHSQARSHVGGEVSALIVPLVAGVRTVGLVVLEADVAHAYPPAVVARATGLTSPAALRLEAALLFDEVRSLATNEERQRLAREIHDGVAQELVMVGYGIDNALATVHEDTEETAESLRGLRQEVTRVITELRLSLFELRSEVDRHGGLAAAIAEYARTVGVSGGLRVHLSLDESTARLPATTEAELLRIAQEAVANARKHASAANLWVTCAVDPPYAQIEVSDDGHGISDQHTDGHYGLAIMAERAERIRGRLEIRPRQPSGTTVTVVVGSSPQRDNVRGSTAAEGE; via the coding sequence GTGGTGATGCTGGCCCTGGTGGCGGTACTGAGCCTGCTCGCCACGAACGACCCCGCTCAGCTGTGGTGGATCGCACTCCTGGCGGTGGCGGGCCTGCCGGCGCTGCTCGCGCCGACGCACGATCGGCTCGGGCCGCTGGGCCGGGGCGCCGAGGTGGTGGTGCTGGGGCTCGCCACCAGCCACGTCGCCTCGGTGGCGACGATCGGCGTGCCGAACGCCGGGCTGGGCGCCTCCGCGGTGCTGCCGTACCTGACCGTCCCGATCACCGTCACCGCCCTGCGCCGACGCTTCCGCGAAGGCGCGGGGCTGCTGGCGACCATCGGTCTCACCTTGCTGCTGGCCGGGGCGCTGACCGAGGTCGACGGCCAACGGCAGCTCTTCCAGGTCGGCTACCTGGCGGTCAGCGCCCAGTGGTTGGCCCTCTCCGGCCTCGGGCTCTATGCGGCGCGGACCCTGCACCGAATGATCCGGGCGCGCAGCAACAGCAAGCCCCAGCCGTACGCGGAGGCGACCCGCCTCCTCACCCAGCTACGTACAGTAGCCAGACAGCTACCCGGAGCCACGCTAGATCCGGGGGGCATCTCCGAGCACCTGCTGGAGGAGCTACGTGCGCTGACCCGGGCGGACCGGGCGGCAGTTCTCTCGGCTAGTGGTGGTGGGCGACTGGTGGTCCTGGCCCAGTGCGGTTCCGATCGGGTGGACTGGGAGACCACGCTGGACGCGGACTCGGCGATCGCCGACGCGTGGGCCAGCCAGCAGCCACAGACCGCCGCGCACTCGCAAGCCCGCTCACACGTCGGTGGGGAGGTCTCCGCGCTGATCGTGCCGCTGGTCGCCGGGGTGCGTACGGTCGGGCTGGTCGTGCTGGAAGCGGATGTCGCGCACGCGTACCCGCCTGCGGTCGTGGCCCGGGCGACCGGGCTAACCTCCCCCGCCGCACTGCGCCTGGAGGCAGCCCTGCTCTTCGACGAGGTGCGCTCCCTGGCCACCAACGAGGAGCGGCAACGACTCGCCCGGGAGATCCACGACGGGGTGGCCCAGGAGCTGGTGATGGTCGGCTACGGCATCGACAACGCACTGGCCACGGTGCACGAGGACACCGAGGAGACCGCTGAGTCGCTGCGCGGGCTACGGCAGGAGGTCACCCGGGTCATTACCGAACTGCGGCTCAGCCTCTTCGAGCTGCGCAGCGAGGTGGACCGGCACGGCGGCCTCGCCGCCGCCATCGCCGAGTACGCGCGCACGGTCGGGGTCTCCGGCGGCCTGCGGGTGCACCTGTCGTTGGACGAGTCGACCGCCCGCCTGCCCGCCACCACCGAGGCCGAGCTGTTGCGGATCGCCCAGGAGGCGGTGGCCAACGCCCGCAAGCACGCCAGCGCCGCGAACCTCTGGGTCACCTGTGCGGTGGACCCGCCGTACGCTCAGATCGAGGTGTCGGATGACGGTCACGGGATCTCCGACCAGCATACGGATGGACACTACGGCCTTGCGATCATGGCTGAGAGGGCGGAACGTATCCGAGGTCGACTGGAGATCCGGCCACGGCAGCCGAGTGGCACAACGGTGACCGTGGTGGTTGGTTCGTCGCCCCAGCGCGATAACGTGCGTGGCAGTACCGCAGCAGAAGGGGAGTAA
- a CDS encoding M48 family metallopeptidase produces MSPRGWALLTLVGLVAALVVTVAVLIPWQRPPAPRADQLAALDELPRDQVSRGREFRAALRPGGWAALGIGLLVALALGLTPLGSRLVELVGRPFGGHWAAQAVLGGLTVVFVADLVTLPFAAWRHTVLTRYGLATNSWGGWTVDLLKSYVVSAVIGAVALGGFYTVIRLAPRWWWAFGAAGAAGLVMLLSFVFPVLVEPVFNRFTPMGPSPLRTELMELAARDGVPVRDVLVADASRRTRAVNAYVSGLGPTRRIVVYDTLLREATPEEVTAVVAHELGHAKDRDVVVGTLTGALGAAAAVVALYLLGFVAPLLRMAGVDSIDQPRAFPLLLALVTVAGLVSTPAQALISRRIEARADAHALALTRDPGAFVAMQRRLAGINLADPDPPRLEYLYSASHPSTVERIAAARAYARKTSR; encoded by the coding sequence GTGAGCCCGCGCGGTTGGGCCCTGCTCACGCTGGTCGGGCTGGTCGCTGCGCTGGTCGTCACCGTCGCTGTGCTGATCCCGTGGCAGCGCCCGCCGGCCCCGCGGGCCGACCAACTCGCCGCCCTGGACGAGCTGCCACGAGACCAGGTGAGCAGGGGGCGGGAGTTCCGTGCGGCACTGCGGCCCGGCGGCTGGGCGGCGCTCGGCATCGGTCTGCTGGTGGCGCTCGCGCTTGGGCTCACCCCGCTGGGCAGCCGCCTGGTCGAGCTGGTCGGCCGTCCGTTCGGTGGGCACTGGGCCGCGCAGGCGGTGCTCGGCGGGCTCACCGTGGTGTTCGTCGCCGACCTGGTGACTCTGCCGTTCGCGGCCTGGCGGCACACCGTGCTCACCCGCTACGGGTTGGCCACCAACAGCTGGGGTGGCTGGACCGTTGACCTGCTGAAGTCGTACGTGGTCAGCGCGGTCATCGGGGCGGTGGCCCTGGGTGGCTTCTACACCGTGATCCGGCTGGCACCGCGCTGGTGGTGGGCGTTCGGTGCGGCCGGGGCAGCCGGCCTGGTGATGCTTCTGTCGTTTGTGTTCCCGGTGCTGGTGGAGCCGGTGTTCAACCGGTTCACCCCGATGGGGCCGAGCCCGCTGCGCACAGAATTGATGGAGCTGGCGGCTCGTGACGGCGTACCGGTCCGGGACGTGTTGGTGGCTGACGCCTCCCGTCGCACCCGTGCCGTCAACGCCTACGTCTCCGGACTGGGGCCGACCCGGCGGATCGTCGTCTACGACACCCTGCTGCGCGAGGCCACTCCGGAGGAGGTGACCGCGGTGGTGGCCCACGAGTTGGGGCACGCCAAGGACCGGGATGTGGTGGTCGGCACGCTGACCGGCGCGCTGGGCGCGGCGGCGGCGGTGGTGGCGCTCTACCTGCTCGGGTTCGTCGCTCCGCTGCTGCGGATGGCCGGTGTCGACTCGATCGATCAACCGCGTGCCTTCCCACTGCTGTTGGCGCTGGTGACGGTGGCCGGCCTGGTCTCCACGCCGGCGCAGGCCCTGATCTCCCGTCGGATCGAGGCGCGGGCCGACGCGCACGCGCTGGCGCTGACCAGAGACCCGGGGGCCTTTGTGGCGATGCAGCGCCGACTCGCCGGCATCAACCTCGCCGACCCCGATCCACCCCGGCTGGAATACCTCTACTCCGCCAGTCACCCGTCCACCGTGGAGCGGATCGCCGCCGCCCGCGCCTACGCCAGGAAGACCAGTCGATGA
- a CDS encoding response regulator transcription factor → MTTPTPATRTKVLLVDDHDLIRKGLRHAFERDRQFEVVGEAATAAEGVRQAGALQPDVVIMDLRLPDGSGLEATRALRKSSATMGIVVLTMYAGDDQLFGALEAGASAFVPKTAPADEVVAAARHAASSPSAFTAADLAEAMKRRLAPSGPQLSPREGQVLRLLADGMSVAGIAKQLFVSESTAKTHISKLYEKLGAANRAQALMTALRLGLLEAPDAPKF, encoded by the coding sequence ATGACCACACCGACACCAGCCACTCGCACCAAGGTCCTCCTCGTGGACGATCACGACCTGATTCGCAAAGGGCTACGGCACGCCTTCGAGCGCGACCGGCAGTTCGAGGTCGTCGGCGAGGCTGCCACCGCGGCCGAGGGGGTCCGCCAGGCCGGTGCCCTCCAGCCAGACGTGGTCATCATGGACCTGCGACTGCCCGACGGGAGCGGCCTCGAGGCCACCCGCGCACTGCGTAAGTCCAGCGCCACGATGGGTATCGTCGTGCTGACCATGTACGCCGGCGACGACCAGCTCTTCGGCGCGCTCGAGGCGGGCGCGAGCGCCTTCGTCCCGAAGACCGCCCCGGCGGATGAGGTGGTCGCCGCCGCCCGGCACGCCGCCTCCTCGCCCAGTGCCTTCACCGCCGCCGACCTGGCCGAGGCGATGAAGCGTCGGCTGGCCCCGTCCGGGCCGCAGCTGTCCCCACGCGAGGGGCAGGTGCTACGCCTGCTTGCCGACGGAATGAGCGTGGCCGGCATCGCCAAGCAGCTCTTCGTCAGTGAGTCCACTGCCAAGACCCACATTTCCAAACTGTACGAGAAGCTCGGCGCCGCCAATCGCGCCCAGGCATTGATGACAGCGCTCCGGCTCGGTCTCCTCGAGGCCCCCGACGCGCCCAAATTCTGA
- a CDS encoding DEDD exonuclease domain-containing protein, with product MAPQKYVQELLAGLDPAVGGVDPALPLYATTFVVVDLETTGGTPDGGGITEIGAVKVRGGEQLGVLATLVNPGTPVPPFVTVLTGITQSMLLPAPPITEVLPSFLEFLPPDAVLVAHNAPYDVGFLKAACAAHGYRWPSPRVLDTAALARRVLTRDEVPNRRLGTLAAYFRTATRPTHRALDDALATVDVLHGLISRLGGHRVHTIGEAIEFARAVTPTQRRKRHLAEGLPHSPGVYLFRGADNRPLYVGTSIDIATRVRSYFTAAEKRARISEMLAAAERVEAVECAHSLEAEVRELRLIGTHAPPYNRRSKFPERVVWLKLTDEAYPRLSVVRNLAPGDEAYLGPFTSRRAAELAAAGFHDAMPLRQCTHRLSVRKVTPACAVAELGRCPAPCEHRITPTEYADRATTPFRRACGDDPQGVVDALLGRIETLSAGQRYEEAAVVRSRLTAVLRAITRMQRLAALTGIAEVVAARPASDGGWELALVRHGRLAGAGVSPPGVHPRPTIATIRATAETVSPGHGPTPATSAEETERILSWLERPETRLVEMSSAWASPIAGAGRFQTLLAKAANAASRQFSTESP from the coding sequence ATGGCACCACAGAAATATGTCCAGGAGTTGTTGGCCGGTCTCGACCCAGCTGTCGGCGGCGTTGATCCGGCGCTACCGCTCTACGCGACCACCTTCGTCGTGGTCGACCTCGAGACCACGGGCGGTACGCCGGACGGGGGCGGCATCACCGAGATCGGCGCGGTGAAGGTCCGCGGCGGTGAGCAGCTCGGGGTGCTCGCCACCCTGGTCAATCCCGGCACACCGGTCCCGCCCTTCGTCACCGTGCTGACCGGAATCACCCAGTCGATGCTGCTGCCTGCCCCACCGATCACCGAGGTCCTGCCGAGCTTCCTCGAGTTCCTTCCCCCCGACGCGGTCCTGGTCGCCCACAACGCCCCGTACGACGTGGGGTTCCTCAAGGCGGCCTGCGCGGCGCACGGCTATCGCTGGCCGAGCCCGCGGGTGCTGGACACGGCGGCGCTGGCCCGACGGGTACTGACCCGTGACGAGGTGCCCAACCGCCGACTCGGCACCCTCGCGGCATACTTCCGCACCGCCACCCGGCCCACCCACCGGGCGTTGGACGATGCGTTGGCCACCGTTGACGTGCTCCACGGATTGATCTCCCGGCTCGGTGGTCACCGGGTGCACACCATCGGCGAGGCGATCGAGTTCGCCCGGGCGGTCACCCCCACGCAGCGCCGCAAGCGGCACCTCGCCGAAGGCTTGCCCCACTCGCCCGGGGTCTACCTGTTCCGGGGCGCCGACAACCGTCCGCTCTACGTTGGCACCTCGATCGACATCGCCACCCGGGTCCGCAGTTACTTCACGGCCGCGGAGAAGCGAGCTCGGATCTCGGAGATGCTCGCCGCCGCCGAACGGGTGGAGGCGGTGGAGTGCGCCCACTCACTCGAGGCGGAGGTGCGGGAGCTGCGCCTGATCGGCACACACGCCCCGCCGTACAACCGACGGTCGAAGTTCCCCGAGCGGGTGGTCTGGCTGAAGCTGACCGACGAGGCGTACCCACGACTGTCGGTGGTGCGGAACCTGGCCCCGGGGGACGAGGCCTACCTCGGGCCCTTCACCTCCCGCCGCGCCGCGGAGCTCGCCGCGGCGGGCTTCCACGACGCGATGCCGCTGCGGCAGTGCACGCACCGGCTGTCGGTACGGAAGGTCACGCCGGCCTGCGCCGTGGCCGAACTGGGTCGCTGCCCGGCACCCTGCGAGCACCGAATCACCCCGACGGAGTACGCGGATCGCGCGACGACGCCCTTCCGTAGGGCGTGCGGCGATGATCCGCAGGGCGTGGTGGACGCCTTGCTTGGCCGGATCGAGACACTCTCGGCGGGACAACGCTACGAGGAGGCCGCGGTGGTGCGGTCCCGGCTGACCGCCGTGCTCCGCGCGATTACCCGGATGCAGCGACTCGCCGCGCTCACCGGGATCGCCGAGGTGGTGGCTGCCCGGCCGGCATCGGACGGAGGTTGGGAGTTGGCACTGGTGCGGCATGGACGGCTGGCCGGCGCCGGCGTGTCTCCGCCCGGGGTCCACCCACGACCAACAATCGCCACGATCCGGGCGACCGCGGAGACCGTCTCCCCAGGCCACGGACCGACTCCGGCCACCAGCGCCGAGGAGACCGAGCGCATCTTGTCCTGGTTGGAGCGTCCGGAGACCCGGTTGGTGGAGATGTCGTCCGCCTGGGCCTCCCCGATCGCCGGTGCGGGCCGGTTCCAAACCCTGCTGGCGAAGGCGGCAAACGCCGCTTCCCGCCAATTCTCGACCGAAAGCCCATGA
- a CDS encoding glycosyltransferase family 4 protein, which translates to MSESRTLLVTNDFPPRPGGIQSFVHGLAVRQPVGSVVVYASSWRGAEKFDADQPFEVVRDDTKVLLPTPPVARRVAQLARANDCDTVWFGAAAPLGLLAAGLRRRAGVRRVVAQTHGHEIGWAALPGARSALRRIGRDVDVTTYLGEYTRLRLDRALRGVTELRRLAPGVDVDTYHPTVRGESVRARLGLVDRPVVVCVSRLVPRKGQDTLIRAMPEIRRRVPDAALLIVGGGPYRNGLGKLARQIGVERDVVFTGTVPAAELPAHYAAGDVYAMPCRTRNRGLDVEGLGIVYLEASATGLPVVAGDSGGAPDAVRDGETGFVVRGRDVAQLADRVAILLADRDLARQFGAAGRAWVEREWRWETQAARMTTLLQPE; encoded by the coding sequence ATGAGCGAGAGCCGGACGTTGCTTGTCACGAACGACTTCCCGCCCCGGCCCGGGGGGATCCAGTCTTTCGTGCACGGCCTCGCGGTGCGCCAACCCGTAGGCTCGGTGGTGGTCTATGCCTCGAGTTGGCGCGGTGCCGAGAAGTTCGACGCCGACCAGCCCTTCGAGGTGGTGCGGGACGACACCAAGGTGCTGCTGCCCACCCCACCGGTGGCGCGGCGGGTCGCCCAGCTTGCCCGGGCAAACGACTGCGACACGGTCTGGTTCGGTGCAGCGGCACCACTCGGCCTGCTCGCCGCGGGCCTGCGGCGCCGGGCCGGAGTTCGGCGGGTGGTGGCGCAGACCCACGGACACGAGATCGGCTGGGCAGCGCTGCCCGGTGCCCGTTCCGCGCTACGCCGGATTGGCCGGGACGTCGACGTGACCACGTACCTGGGGGAGTACACGCGGCTCCGGCTGGACCGGGCGTTGCGCGGGGTGACCGAGCTGCGTCGGCTCGCGCCCGGTGTTGACGTCGACACCTACCACCCGACCGTCCGGGGTGAGTCGGTGCGGGCGCGGCTCGGGTTGGTCGACCGACCGGTCGTGGTCTGTGTGTCCCGGCTGGTACCGCGCAAGGGGCAGGACACGCTGATCCGGGCGATGCCAGAGATCCGCCGAAGGGTCCCGGACGCGGCACTGCTGATCGTCGGAGGCGGACCGTACCGGAACGGGCTGGGGAAGCTGGCCCGACAGATCGGCGTCGAGCGGGACGTGGTCTTCACCGGTACGGTGCCCGCGGCGGAGTTGCCCGCGCACTACGCGGCCGGCGACGTGTACGCGATGCCGTGCCGCACCCGGAACCGGGGCTTGGACGTGGAGGGGCTGGGCATCGTCTACCTTGAGGCCTCCGCGACCGGGTTGCCTGTGGTGGCCGGCGACTCCGGCGGCGCACCGGACGCGGTGCGCGACGGCGAGACGGGTTTCGTGGTGCGGGGGCGGGATGTGGCCCAGCTCGCCGACCGGGTGGCGATCCTGCTCGCCGACCGGGACCTGGCCCGTCAGTTCGGTGCCGCCGGTCGGGCTTGGGTCGAACGCGAGTGGCGGTGGGAGACCCAGGCCGCGCGGATGACCACTCTCCTGCAGCCTGAGTGA
- a CDS encoding NYN domain-containing protein: protein MPLAEPHDDDHRPAQESVAAAPEPGIEGTGGTLDDPVAAGATVSTANPAATGTASSGAGSHSAADPAPSADVPPPPGDEPAADGGPEPVLPEPVRQRIVVLAAAVLPGLPVDEVPVPLRRVAKFAPKRRARLGAPMIATQLTGDPLFRQRVAARVLADAGDLGAAVVGGTAPAAAEPVEVAALAYLARPRGWRDLIEASGSAVRAEADSAVVAELVREAEQRATRAEHDRAVARVEADKLRDELARVREELGQLREESRKLARSLRETQARERRTNELLATERGRAARATADAEAELRRARGRLAEAEAAAGVARASAKESRSVDDARLWLLLETIGQAAVGLRRELALDPADRLPADFVADAFADQSGAPVAGVATRARDSDDPARLDQLLALPRAHLVVDGYNVTKRGFGEMSLEQQRKRLITGLGGIAAQTGDEVTVVFDGAERMHGLPPSPRGVRVLFSRKGETADELIRRLVRAEPSGRPVVVVSADREVADGVRRHGAYPLGADALLRRLARS from the coding sequence ATGCCCCTCGCCGAGCCCCACGACGACGACCACCGCCCCGCGCAGGAGTCGGTCGCCGCTGCGCCGGAGCCGGGCATCGAGGGTACGGGGGGCACTCTCGATGATCCGGTCGCCGCCGGCGCCACCGTATCCACCGCCAACCCGGCTGCCACCGGCACCGCCAGTTCCGGTGCCGGATCCCACAGCGCGGCCGACCCTGCGCCGTCCGCCGACGTTCCTCCGCCGCCGGGCGACGAGCCCGCAGCGGACGGGGGTCCGGAACCGGTGCTGCCGGAGCCGGTCCGGCAGCGGATCGTGGTGCTGGCCGCGGCGGTGTTGCCCGGCCTGCCCGTGGACGAGGTACCGGTCCCGCTGCGACGGGTGGCCAAGTTCGCTCCCAAACGGCGAGCGCGGCTTGGCGCGCCGATGATCGCGACCCAGTTGACCGGCGACCCACTGTTTCGCCAGCGGGTGGCCGCTCGGGTGCTCGCCGACGCCGGTGACCTCGGCGCGGCAGTAGTCGGGGGCACCGCGCCGGCCGCCGCCGAGCCGGTGGAGGTCGCAGCCCTGGCATACCTGGCGCGCCCGCGGGGGTGGCGGGACCTCATTGAGGCCAGCGGCTCGGCGGTCCGGGCCGAGGCGGACAGCGCGGTCGTCGCCGAGCTGGTCAGAGAGGCCGAGCAGCGGGCTACCCGGGCGGAGCACGACCGTGCGGTGGCCCGGGTCGAGGCAGACAAGCTCCGCGACGAGCTGGCCCGGGTCCGCGAGGAGCTCGGCCAACTCCGGGAGGAGTCGCGGAAGCTTGCCCGGTCGTTGCGCGAGACGCAGGCCCGAGAGCGCCGGACGAACGAGCTACTCGCCACCGAGCGGGGCCGGGCGGCGCGCGCGACGGCGGACGCCGAGGCGGAGCTACGTCGGGCCCGGGGCCGGCTGGCCGAGGCCGAGGCGGCGGCCGGGGTAGCCCGGGCCAGCGCCAAGGAGTCCAGGTCGGTCGACGACGCCCGGTTGTGGCTGCTGCTGGAGACGATCGGTCAGGCCGCGGTGGGCCTGCGGCGCGAGCTGGCGTTGGATCCGGCGGACAGGTTGCCGGCCGACTTCGTCGCCGATGCCTTCGCCGACCAGTCCGGCGCTCCCGTGGCAGGTGTCGCCACCCGAGCCCGGGACTCCGACGACCCAGCCCGGTTGGACCAGCTTCTCGCGCTGCCCCGGGCTCATCTGGTGGTGGACGGCTACAACGTCACCAAGCGGGGCTTCGGCGAGATGTCCCTGGAGCAGCAGCGTAAGCGGTTGATCACTGGGCTGGGTGGAATCGCCGCGCAGACCGGCGACGAGGTAACCGTGGTCTTCGACGGCGCCGAGCGGATGCATGGCCTGCCGCCGAGCCCGCGCGGCGTCCGGGTGCTCTTCTCCCGCAAGGGCGAGACGGCCGACGAACTGATCCGGCGTCTGGTCCGGGCCGAGCCGTCGGGCCGGCCGGTGGTGGTGGTCTCCGCGGATCGGGAGGTGGCCGATGGCGTCCGTCGGCACGGCGCCTACCCGTTGGGCGCCGACGCGCTGCTGCGCCGGCTGGCCCGTTCCTGA
- a CDS encoding putative bifunctional diguanylate cyclase/phosphodiesterase yields MTQAQLKKLLNRLARQLAAALLAEPFDLRAGQRVGTELVAAHIASAEALGRTVEVVQLRLVRDLGLVTEDVADRLARLLAAVTTGYTRALRDRTLDEQESIRRAALAQRTKAERALRASEARFRHQATHDSLTDLPNRNLFTERLTAALAAPQRDTDRVGLCFLDLDQFKRVNDQYGHQTGDRVLTDVANRLRQALTGHLVARLGGDAFVILIERTGGTRDVIAVAEAALAAVHEPATVAGHEVTVRTSIGIAERQVADASANELMRAADCTLHWAKAAGGGQWMLYDAERDRRELTRQALTAAIPAGLDRGEFYLDYQPLTSLRDGRLLGVEALVRWRHPELGVLRPGRFIGLAEETGLIVPLGGWVLAEACRTAGSWSVTGGTPFVSVNLAVRQVHRPGLVQEVRTLLRHTGLPPERLQLEITESAMMSPADEPVRALRHLADLGVRIAIDDFGTGYSNLAYLRDLPVTELKVAGEFVAGLRTQEPQADERIVASLVSLAHALDLTVTAEGVETAGQAERLRAIGCDAAQGWHFGRPEPADRILARLG; encoded by the coding sequence ATGACCCAGGCACAGCTCAAAAAGCTACTCAACCGCCTCGCCCGGCAGCTGGCAGCGGCCCTACTCGCCGAGCCGTTCGACCTACGAGCCGGTCAGCGCGTCGGCACCGAACTGGTGGCCGCACACATCGCCTCGGCCGAGGCACTGGGGCGGACTGTTGAGGTCGTTCAGCTCCGCCTGGTACGCGATCTGGGCTTGGTCACCGAGGACGTGGCAGACCGGCTGGCCCGGCTGCTCGCCGCCGTGACCACCGGATACACCCGGGCGCTACGCGACCGCACGCTGGACGAGCAGGAGTCGATCCGGCGGGCCGCGTTGGCGCAGCGGACGAAGGCCGAACGGGCGCTCCGGGCCAGTGAGGCCCGCTTTCGGCACCAGGCCACCCACGACTCGCTCACCGACCTACCAAACCGGAATCTCTTCACCGAGCGGCTCACCGCGGCGCTAGCGGCGCCGCAGCGGGACACGGACCGGGTCGGCCTCTGCTTTCTCGACCTGGACCAGTTCAAGCGGGTCAACGACCAGTACGGGCACCAGACCGGTGACAGGGTGCTCACTGACGTGGCCAACCGGTTGCGGCAGGCCCTCACCGGACATCTGGTCGCCCGGCTCGGCGGCGACGCGTTCGTCATCCTGATCGAACGCACCGGCGGTACCCGGGACGTGATCGCGGTGGCGGAGGCGGCCCTGGCTGCCGTACACGAACCAGCCACGGTGGCGGGCCACGAGGTGACGGTGCGGACCAGCATCGGCATCGCGGAGCGGCAGGTCGCAGACGCCTCCGCGAACGAACTGATGCGGGCCGCCGACTGCACCCTGCACTGGGCCAAGGCGGCCGGCGGCGGTCAGTGGATGCTCTACGACGCCGAGCGCGACCGCCGAGAGCTGACCCGCCAGGCACTGACCGCGGCGATCCCGGCCGGGCTGGACCGGGGCGAGTTCTACCTCGACTATCAACCACTTACCTCACTGCGCGACGGCCGCCTGCTGGGCGTGGAGGCATTGGTGCGCTGGCGGCACCCGGAGCTGGGTGTTCTGCGCCCGGGCCGGTTCATCGGCCTCGCCGAGGAGACCGGATTGATCGTCCCGCTCGGTGGGTGGGTGCTCGCCGAAGCCTGCCGAACAGCGGGAAGCTGGTCGGTGACCGGCGGGACACCGTTTGTCAGCGTCAACCTGGCCGTCCGGCAGGTACACCGACCGGGTCTGGTGCAGGAGGTCCGAACCCTGCTGCGGCACACCGGGCTGCCGCCGGAACGCCTCCAGCTGGAGATTACCGAGAGCGCCATGATGAGCCCCGCCGACGAACCGGTGCGGGCGCTGCGCCACCTCGCCGACCTCGGTGTCCGCATCGCCATCGACGACTTCGGCACCGGCTACAGCAACCTGGCGTACCTGCGCGACTTACCGGTAACCGAGTTGAAGGTGGCCGGGGAGTTCGTTGCCGGGCTGCGCACCCAGGAACCCCAGGCAGACGAACGGATCGTCGCGTCGTTGGTTTCGCTGGCCCACGCCCTGGACCTGACCGTCACCGCCGAGGGAGTGGAGACGGCCGGGCAGGCCGAACGGTTGCGGGCCATCGGCTGTGACGCCGCCCAGGGCTGGCACTTCGGCCGTCCAGAACCCGCTGACCGGATCCTGGCCCGACTGGGCTGA